In Vigna unguiculata cultivar IT97K-499-35 chromosome 3, ASM411807v1, whole genome shotgun sequence, a single genomic region encodes these proteins:
- the LOC114177004 gene encoding thaumatin-like protein 1b isoform X1: MTSSTVTLIFLFFSHFLKGSNSAKFTIVNKCSFPVWPGILSGAGTAQLATTGFALQPAQSDAFVVPTNWSGRLWGRTLCSTDSAGKFSCVTGDCGSSAMECNGGGAAPPATLAEFTLNGGGGLDFYDVSVVDGYNLPMLVEAQGGGGNCTATGCAADLNGGCPAELKVRAAASGEGVACKSACEAFGDPRYCCSGPYSTPETCKASSYSQLFKSACPRAYSFAYDDATSTFTCASADYRITFCPSSTKRSIKSGNGKFPVAVDVSVGHGYAEKSPKLMILGLATVLLTIWWQL; encoded by the exons ATGACTTCTTCAACTGTCACTCTCATCTTCCTATTTTTCTCTCACTTTCTTAAAG GGTCAAATTCAGCGAAATTTACTATAGTAAACAAGTGTAGTTTCCCGGTTTGGCCAGGGATTTTGTCCGGCGCCGGAACGGCGCAACTCGCTACCACCGGCTTTGCCCTGCAACCCGCTCAGTCCGACGCCTTCGTCGTCCCCACCAATTGGTCCGGCCGCCTCTGGGGCCGAACCCTGTGCTCCACGGACTCCGCTGGAAAATTCTCCTGCGTCACCGGAGACTGCGGCTCCTCCGCCATGGAATGCAACGGTGGAGGGGCAGCTCCGCCTGCCACACTAGCTGAGTTCACCTTGAACGGCGGCGGTGGACTGGATTTCTACGACGTCAGCGTGGTGGACGGCTACAACCTCCCCATGCTGGTTGAGGCACAAGGCGGCGGGGGAAACTGCACCGCGACCGGATGCGCGGCGGACTTGAACGGAGGGTGTCCGGCGGAGCTGAAGGTGAGGGCAGCAGCGAGTGGGGAAGGCGTTGCGTGCAAGAGCGCGTGCGAAGCCTTTGGGGATCCGCGGTATTGTTGTAGTGGGCCCTACTCGACGCCTGAGACATGCAAGGCGAGCTCTTACTCGCAGTTGTTCAAGAGCGCGTGCCCACGCGCCTATAGCTTCGCATACGACGATGCCACCAGCACCTTCACTTGCGCCTCTGCGGATTACCGCATCACTTTCTGTCCCTCCTCCACCAAAAG GTCGATAAAATCAGGAAATGGGAAATTCCCAGTTGCAGTAGATGTGTCAGTTGGGCATGGTTATGCTGAGAAGTCACCGAAGCTGATGATATTAGGTCTTGCCACTGTTTTATTAACAATATGGTGGCAACTATAA
- the LOC114177004 gene encoding thaumatin-like protein 1b isoform X2, protein MTSSTVTLIFLFFSHFLKGILSGAGTAQLATTGFALQPAQSDAFVVPTNWSGRLWGRTLCSTDSAGKFSCVTGDCGSSAMECNGGGAAPPATLAEFTLNGGGGLDFYDVSVVDGYNLPMLVEAQGGGGNCTATGCAADLNGGCPAELKVRAAASGEGVACKSACEAFGDPRYCCSGPYSTPETCKASSYSQLFKSACPRAYSFAYDDATSTFTCASADYRITFCPSSTKRSIKSGNGKFPVAVDVSVGHGYAEKSPKLMILGLATVLLTIWWQL, encoded by the exons ATGACTTCTTCAACTGTCACTCTCATCTTCCTATTTTTCTCTCACTTTCTTAAAG GGATTTTGTCCGGCGCCGGAACGGCGCAACTCGCTACCACCGGCTTTGCCCTGCAACCCGCTCAGTCCGACGCCTTCGTCGTCCCCACCAATTGGTCCGGCCGCCTCTGGGGCCGAACCCTGTGCTCCACGGACTCCGCTGGAAAATTCTCCTGCGTCACCGGAGACTGCGGCTCCTCCGCCATGGAATGCAACGGTGGAGGGGCAGCTCCGCCTGCCACACTAGCTGAGTTCACCTTGAACGGCGGCGGTGGACTGGATTTCTACGACGTCAGCGTGGTGGACGGCTACAACCTCCCCATGCTGGTTGAGGCACAAGGCGGCGGGGGAAACTGCACCGCGACCGGATGCGCGGCGGACTTGAACGGAGGGTGTCCGGCGGAGCTGAAGGTGAGGGCAGCAGCGAGTGGGGAAGGCGTTGCGTGCAAGAGCGCGTGCGAAGCCTTTGGGGATCCGCGGTATTGTTGTAGTGGGCCCTACTCGACGCCTGAGACATGCAAGGCGAGCTCTTACTCGCAGTTGTTCAAGAGCGCGTGCCCACGCGCCTATAGCTTCGCATACGACGATGCCACCAGCACCTTCACTTGCGCCTCTGCGGATTACCGCATCACTTTCTGTCCCTCCTCCACCAAAAG GTCGATAAAATCAGGAAATGGGAAATTCCCAGTTGCAGTAGATGTGTCAGTTGGGCATGGTTATGCTGAGAAGTCACCGAAGCTGATGATATTAGGTCTTGCCACTGTTTTATTAACAATATGGTGGCAACTATAA